One genomic segment of Paenibacillus durus includes these proteins:
- a CDS encoding Type 1 glutamine amidotransferase-like domain-containing protein: protein MSTHYYFSWFNDFFPEKLVKWLHEDITDRKSLVMISAEPSGYTGEQINIDDVSECTWLNQANIIFDEYHFIDYRMQKEDAQRLIHNASVIFLCGGDPVLQNDFLADYELSNVIKNSNAVIMGASAGALNMAAKWLSLKNTGYEVETSTIYDGIGFDHFAYESHSKRDYAAFVQGYLFPLSEEIDVYAAEQESAMRVKDGKIDIMGPVYLISHSKIQKLVETL, encoded by the coding sequence TTGAGTACTCACTACTATTTCAGTTGGTTTAATGATTTTTTTCCAGAGAAGCTGGTCAAATGGTTGCATGAGGATATAACAGATCGAAAATCGCTTGTTATGATTAGCGCTGAACCGTCTGGTTATACAGGTGAGCAAATTAACATTGATGATGTTTCTGAATGTACATGGTTAAATCAGGCTAACATTATTTTTGATGAATATCATTTCATTGATTACCGCATGCAGAAGGAAGATGCCCAGCGATTAATTCACAACGCTTCTGTCATTTTTTTATGCGGTGGAGATCCTGTTTTGCAAAACGATTTTTTGGCGGATTATGAATTATCAAATGTTATTAAGAACAGCAATGCCGTTATAATGGGTGCCAGCGCCGGTGCGTTAAACATGGCTGCAAAATGGTTAAGCTTGAAAAACACTGGCTATGAAGTTGAAACAAGTACTATTTATGATGGTATTGGCTTTGATCATTTTGCCTATGAATCTCATTCTAAACGCGACTACGCCGCGTTTGTTCAAGGCTACCTGTTCCCCTTGTCTGAAGAGATTGATGTTTATGCGGCAGAACAGGAGAGCGCTATGCGTGTAAAGGACGGCAAAATAGACATAATGGGTCCTGTATATTTAATTTCCCACTCAAAGATTCAGAAATTGGTTGAGACGCTCTAA
- a CDS encoding tyrosine-type recombinase/integrase — MNLSELWRLYEADKRIQGFSPKTLKAYALQHKMLLLELGNLDITEVTLTMLKECLAKQADRLKPSSLGHRIRFVRSLFRYAYEETYLTSNPSLKLREPKLDKRIPKFLIEEDVIHLKISCQSLRERALLEFLYCTGCRVGEVEKINIGDLNWENCSAIVNGKGSKQREVYFTTECKVWLKKYLASREDSCKALFVTDTHPTKRMAIPTIRWALKRLADRGEIEANVYPHRFRHTYACQLLDNGAPLDFIQGMLGHEKASTTQIYAQLRGERRRELYRRFF, encoded by the coding sequence ATGAACTTAAGTGAGTTGTGGAGGTTGTATGAAGCTGACAAACGCATTCAAGGATTCAGTCCGAAAACATTAAAAGCATACGCTCTTCAGCACAAAATGTTGTTGTTGGAGCTTGGCAATCTCGATATCACAGAGGTAACGTTAACCATGCTGAAGGAGTGCTTGGCAAAACAAGCAGATCGTTTGAAGCCAAGCAGCCTGGGTCATCGAATTCGGTTTGTTCGTTCTCTTTTCCGTTACGCTTATGAAGAGACGTATCTGACTTCAAATCCTTCTCTAAAATTGAGAGAACCGAAATTAGATAAGCGCATTCCTAAGTTTTTGATTGAGGAAGACGTCATACACTTGAAGATCTCTTGTCAGTCACTCAGGGAAAGAGCGTTGCTTGAGTTCCTCTATTGTACCGGTTGCCGGGTTGGGGAGGTGGAAAAGATCAACATTGGGGATCTTAACTGGGAGAACTGCTCAGCGATTGTTAATGGCAAGGGATCTAAGCAGAGAGAAGTTTACTTTACGACAGAGTGCAAAGTATGGTTAAAGAAGTACCTGGCCAGCCGTGAGGACTCCTGCAAAGCCTTATTTGTTACCGATACGCACCCAACAAAACGAATGGCCATACCTACGATTAGATGGGCATTAAAACGTCTTGCAGATCGGGGAGAAATTGAAGCGAACGTATACCCGCATCGCTTTCGACATACTTATGCATGCCAACTCCTTGATAACGGTGCCCCATTGGATTTCATCCAAGGTATGCTCGGTCATGAGAAAGCATCGACCACTCAAATCTACGCACAGCTCCGCGGCGAACGTCGGAGAGAACTTTATCGACGATTCTTTTAG
- a CDS encoding VOC family protein: protein MVNGRILGIAYNVIPVKNAKKSGEWFVSHFGFNIRNDRGNYISLFRDNRPIIDLIESDNDTRAVFEVNGRSRWVVTFFTDDIESLHMRLTSEGVTTRPISNEGIYGKFFVFEDLDGNLFDVWEHKDCELIF from the coding sequence ATGGTAAATGGGAGGATCTTAGGAATCGCATATAATGTAATTCCAGTTAAAAATGCAAAAAAATCTGGAGAATGGTTCGTCAGTCACTTTGGTTTTAACATCAGAAACGATAGAGGGAATTATATAAGTTTATTCAGGGATAACCGCCCAATAATTGATTTAATTGAATCTGATAATGACACAAGAGCGGTTTTTGAAGTAAACGGACGGTCAAGGTGGGTTGTAACATTTTTTACAGATGATATTGAATCATTACACATGAGACTAACATCTGAGGGAGTTACAACTAGACCAATTAGCAATGAAGGCATTTACGGCAAGTTTTTTGTTTTTGAGGACCTAGATGGAAACTTATTTGATGTATGGGAGCATAAAGATTGTGAGTTAATCTTTTAA
- a CDS encoding VWA domain-containing protein — MSGRDLNRDTRRWRLILGRESESQLSRGLGPGGEGVPLTEEETIMDQALAAIYDPEGTLFGRDSSGSSPRSAGLGPSAPHIARWLGDVRAFFPEEVVSIIQNDAMERKGWKQLLFEPELLASVKPDIQLVGTLMALKGKIPEHTKETARVLVQAVVDDLVRRLENDIRQAVTGALNRRRHSPLPSLNGIDWKLTIRRNLKHYNQERGTIIPERFYYYDRARQSKEWTVILDIDQSGSMADSVIWASVTGSIFASLPALDTRVVVFDTQVVDLTETCANDPVDMLFGIQLGGGTDIQKSVAYCEQFIEEPKKTLFILISDLYEGGSQARLIRRMREMRESGVRTLCLLALSDGGKPFYDERVATQLARDGTPCFACTPGVLPALVEGALKGSDLTELVKSLEVETV, encoded by the coding sequence ATGAGCGGCCGGGACCTTAACAGAGATACGAGGCGATGGAGGCTGATTCTCGGAAGGGAAAGCGAATCCCAACTGTCACGCGGGCTTGGCCCCGGAGGCGAAGGCGTACCGCTTACGGAAGAAGAAACGATTATGGACCAGGCGCTGGCCGCGATCTACGATCCGGAAGGCACGCTTTTCGGACGGGATTCCAGCGGAAGCTCCCCTCGCAGCGCCGGCCTCGGCCCCTCGGCACCGCATATCGCCAGGTGGCTCGGGGATGTGCGGGCCTTTTTCCCCGAGGAGGTCGTTTCCATTATTCAGAATGACGCCATGGAGCGCAAAGGCTGGAAGCAGCTGCTCTTTGAACCGGAGCTTCTGGCCTCCGTCAAGCCCGATATCCAGCTCGTTGGCACGTTGATGGCGCTCAAAGGTAAAATTCCCGAGCACACCAAGGAGACGGCCCGAGTACTGGTGCAGGCGGTCGTTGACGATCTGGTCCGCCGACTGGAGAACGATATCCGGCAGGCGGTAACCGGGGCGCTAAACCGCCGGCGTCATTCGCCGTTGCCCTCATTGAACGGAATCGACTGGAAACTGACAATCCGTAGAAACCTGAAGCATTACAACCAGGAGAGGGGCACGATCATTCCGGAGAGATTTTATTACTATGACAGGGCGAGACAAAGCAAGGAATGGACGGTGATTCTGGACATCGACCAGAGCGGGTCTATGGCAGATTCGGTCATTTGGGCATCCGTGACAGGATCGATCTTCGCGTCGCTTCCCGCGCTCGACACTAGAGTGGTCGTATTCGATACCCAGGTGGTTGATTTGACGGAGACTTGCGCAAACGATCCTGTCGATATGCTCTTCGGTATCCAGCTCGGCGGCGGAACGGACATTCAGAAGTCCGTCGCTTATTGCGAGCAGTTTATCGAGGAACCGAAGAAGACGCTGTTTATCCTCATTTCGGACCTTTATGAAGGCGGAAGCCAGGCCAGATTAATCCGTCGCATGCGGGAAATGCGGGAATCGGGAGTTCGGACCCTGTGCCTGCTGGCGCTATCCGACGGAGGTAAGCCTTTCTATGACGAACGGGTAGCGACCCAGCTCGCGAGGGACGGAACCCCTTGCTTCGCCTGTACACCAGGCGTGCTGCCTGCGCTGGTGGAGGGCGCGCTGAAGGGCAGCGATTTGACGGAGCTGGTCAAATCGCTGGAAGTGGAGACGGTGTGA
- a CDS encoding DUF5682 family protein codes for MSAGNEEADLLLGDSSDWDTPEIGVHIFGVRHLSPGGAQHLLEVLDAVRPTAVLIEGPSDATPEILHLVNEATRPPVAILAYTSELPVRTAVWPLAVYSPEYQAMLWARRSGAEARFIDLPSPVMLALQEREIGETGKAEGGPEDLPGTPKAEGKPRDEAGNEAEHGLKPPAIVGGNEPGNTGFSLYETFAQLHGEPDYETYWERHFEHNLNPDAYRRAILAFSSGMRGLTEKTEHRERTGEHAVNAVREAYMAHCIQEAVRDGHRPDKIVVVCGAYHAAALTDPALAMKDEELKMLPVLGAKLTLMPYSYYRLSSLSGYGAGNEAPHYFDMMWEAMALGNLSHLPHRYMSAAAQHMREAGTHRSTAEVIEAVRLAEALASLHGGSLPALRDLRDAARTLLGHGELAPVAEALARLDIGTEIGELAEGVSQTPIQDDLARELKALKLEKYRSAVAGELTLDLRENRRASTEAAALLDLRRSRLLHRLELLDIGFAKLRPSGQDSASWKEEWILQWTPESEIRLVEATLLGETVELACAYALQRKLETSTSLGEASKRIAEACLCGLTAQMMAGMQTLQRLSSDSRDVVAIAAATGDLSAVMSYGSLRRIDTEPLGPLLEQLFLRGCLFLEEASGCNDEAASGMAAAIEELNAVAQRHSEGVDEALWVRSLGNLAMRDDRNPKLSGLACAILLERGELSAEEAGAEVSRRLSPGISPELGAGWFEGLAMRNRYALLSRLSLWEELDRYIAGLDEEQFRRALVFLRRAFSSFSPREKTMAAELLGEIWGVDGEQAAEAVTGELREDEHAMIEELNEFDFEDF; via the coding sequence ATGAGCGCCGGGAATGAGGAGGCCGACCTGCTTCTGGGTGATTCGAGTGACTGGGACACACCGGAAATCGGGGTCCATATTTTCGGCGTGAGACATCTTTCGCCAGGTGGGGCCCAGCATCTGCTGGAGGTGCTGGACGCCGTGCGACCGACGGCGGTGTTAATCGAGGGTCCATCGGACGCAACGCCCGAAATTCTGCATTTGGTCAACGAAGCCACGCGGCCGCCCGTAGCGATTCTGGCTTATACCTCAGAGCTGCCGGTGCGGACAGCGGTATGGCCACTGGCCGTATACTCGCCGGAGTACCAGGCGATGCTGTGGGCCCGCCGCAGCGGCGCGGAGGCGCGCTTTATCGATCTGCCGTCCCCGGTAATGCTGGCTCTACAGGAGCGGGAAATAGGGGAGACGGGGAAGGCTGAAGGCGGCCCGGAAGACCTGCCCGGCACCCCTAAAGCGGAGGGTAAGCCGAGGGATGAAGCCGGCAATGAGGCGGAACATGGTTTAAAGCCCCCCGCCATTGTAGGGGGCAATGAACCCGGAAATACCGGCTTTTCGCTCTACGAGACCTTTGCCCAGCTGCACGGGGAGCCGGACTACGAGACATACTGGGAGCGCCATTTTGAACATAATCTGAACCCGGATGCTTACCGGCGGGCGATCCTGGCTTTTTCCTCCGGTATGCGCGGGCTGACGGAGAAGACGGAGCACCGGGAACGCACCGGTGAACACGCGGTCAACGCCGTGCGGGAAGCCTATATGGCCCACTGCATTCAAGAGGCAGTTCGGGACGGCCACCGGCCGGACAAGATCGTAGTCGTCTGCGGTGCCTATCATGCCGCCGCGCTGACCGATCCGGCTCTGGCCATGAAGGATGAGGAACTTAAAATGCTTCCGGTACTCGGCGCGAAGCTGACCTTGATGCCTTACTCCTATTATCGGCTTTCGAGCTTATCGGGCTACGGAGCCGGGAATGAAGCGCCGCATTATTTCGACATGATGTGGGAGGCGATGGCGTTGGGAAATCTCTCCCACCTGCCTCACCGGTACATGTCGGCGGCGGCTCAGCATATGCGTGAAGCCGGCACCCATCGCTCGACGGCCGAAGTAATCGAGGCGGTGCGATTGGCAGAGGCGCTGGCTTCACTCCACGGTGGAAGCCTGCCGGCGCTGCGCGATTTGCGGGATGCCGCTCGCACGCTGCTAGGCCACGGGGAGCTTGCTCCTGTCGCAGAGGCGCTGGCCCGGCTTGACATCGGGACCGAGATTGGCGAGCTGGCCGAAGGAGTAAGCCAGACGCCGATCCAGGATGATCTTGCACGTGAGCTGAAGGCTCTCAAGCTCGAGAAGTACCGAAGTGCGGTCGCCGGGGAACTTACGCTTGACCTGCGCGAGAACCGCCGGGCTTCCACGGAGGCGGCGGCTCTACTGGATCTGCGCCGTTCGCGCTTGCTGCACCGTCTGGAGCTGTTGGACATCGGCTTTGCCAAGCTTAGACCGAGCGGGCAGGACTCCGCGTCCTGGAAGGAAGAATGGATACTGCAGTGGACGCCCGAAAGCGAGATACGGCTCGTTGAAGCGACGCTGCTCGGCGAAACAGTGGAGCTGGCCTGCGCTTATGCCCTGCAGCGTAAGCTTGAGACTTCCACGTCATTGGGCGAAGCGTCCAAGCGGATAGCGGAGGCGTGCCTTTGCGGGCTGACCGCCCAGATGATGGCCGGCATGCAGACGCTGCAGAGACTGTCCTCGGACAGTCGTGACGTCGTTGCCATCGCCGCAGCTACGGGCGATCTCTCGGCCGTCATGAGCTATGGTAGCCTTCGTAGAATTGACACGGAGCCTCTGGGTCCGCTGCTGGAGCAACTGTTCCTGCGTGGCTGCCTATTTTTAGAGGAAGCCTCAGGCTGCAACGACGAAGCTGCCTCAGGCATGGCAGCCGCGATCGAAGAGCTGAACGCCGTGGCTCAGCGGCACAGCGAAGGGGTGGACGAGGCGCTGTGGGTCCGCTCACTGGGCAACTTGGCGATGCGTGACGACCGCAATCCTAAGCTATCCGGTCTGGCATGCGCGATTTTGTTGGAGAGGGGCGAGCTTAGCGCGGAGGAGGCCGGAGCCGAGGTGTCCCGTCGCCTTTCTCCGGGCATATCGCCCGAGCTCGGTGCCGGCTGGTTCGAGGGTCTGGCCATGCGCAACCGCTATGCCCTGCTGTCCCGGCTTAGCCTTTGGGAGGAGCTGGACCGCTATATCGCCGGACTGGACGAGGAGCAGTTCCGGCGTGCGCTCGTTTTTCTCCGCCGGGCGTTTAGTTCGTTTTCGCCACGGGAGAAAACAATGGCCGCCGAATTGCTGGGAGAGATATGGGGAGTGGACGGAGAGCAGGCCGCCGAAGCGGTGACGGGTGAGCTAAGGGAGGATGAGCACGCCATGATTGAAGAACTGAACGAATTTGATTTTGAGGACTTCTAA
- a CDS encoding AAA family ATPase: MSTDTNTGTGLLRQPAEALYAEELEALREHDDGRVPAGWSMSPRAVLTYITGGTAGKKTITPKYIGNNRLVEMAIATLVTDRALLLIGEPGTAKSWLSENLAAAICGDSGLVVQGTAGTTEEQVRYSWNYAMLLANGPTPEALVRSPIMRAMDSGQIARFEEISRCASEVQDALISILSEKTIVVPELVAETGAKKGFSMIATANTRDKGVNEMSAALKRRFNIVVLTSPADLETEVEIVKKRVAEIASAYDLQASLPADEAFRKVVTVFRELRSGMTLDRKEKVKSPGGVISTAEAISLLTNGMALAASFGSGELSDEDLAAGLQGAIVKDDTKDALVWKEYLDQIMKKRGSEWRGLYQACREING, translated from the coding sequence ATGAGTACTGATACTAACACAGGAACGGGACTGCTGCGGCAGCCGGCCGAAGCGTTGTATGCGGAGGAGCTGGAGGCGCTGCGCGAGCATGACGATGGCCGCGTACCAGCGGGCTGGAGCATGTCTCCTCGGGCTGTGCTGACTTATATTACGGGTGGTACCGCTGGCAAAAAAACCATAACCCCCAAATACATCGGTAATAACCGGCTGGTCGAGATGGCCATCGCTACCCTGGTAACGGACCGCGCGCTGCTACTGATCGGCGAGCCGGGAACCGCCAAGTCCTGGCTGTCGGAGAATCTGGCCGCGGCCATATGCGGCGATTCCGGACTGGTCGTGCAGGGGACGGCAGGAACAACGGAAGAGCAGGTCCGTTATTCATGGAACTATGCCATGCTGCTTGCGAACGGGCCTACGCCGGAGGCGCTGGTGCGCAGCCCAATCATGAGGGCGATGGACAGCGGCCAGATCGCCCGTTTTGAAGAAATTTCCCGCTGCGCTTCGGAGGTGCAGGACGCCCTGATCTCCATCCTGTCGGAAAAAACGATCGTTGTGCCAGAGCTGGTTGCGGAAACGGGGGCGAAAAAAGGCTTCTCCATGATCGCTACGGCCAACACGCGTGATAAGGGCGTCAACGAAATGTCGGCTGCGCTGAAGCGAAGATTTAACATTGTCGTGCTGACTTCACCAGCTGATCTGGAGACGGAGGTTGAAATCGTCAAGAAAAGAGTGGCCGAAATCGCGTCCGCCTATGATCTTCAGGCCTCATTGCCGGCGGACGAGGCGTTTCGCAAGGTCGTTACCGTCTTTCGCGAGCTGCGCAGCGGCATGACGCTGGACCGCAAGGAGAAAGTGAAATCGCCGGGAGGCGTCATTTCCACGGCAGAGGCGATTTCGCTGCTGACGAACGGCATGGCGCTGGCGGCCAGCTTCGGGAGCGGGGAGCTGAGCGACGAGGATTTGGCCGCCGGTCTTCAGGGCGCCATTGTCAAGGATGACACCAAGGACGCACTGGTCTGGAAGGAGTATCTCGACCAGATTATGAAAAAGCGGGGAAGCGAATGGCGCGGGCTGTACCAGGCTTGCCGGGAGATAAACGGATGA
- a CDS encoding HEAT repeat domain-containing protein → MSTTLLNELRLELDRLYIAGSNLAGDDFRLKRLLPKFQALGERSPVFKRLAEGMEGLTQSGNPPELGAFRLQDLGLLLTSVLATQGSTDIRGEVGPLPDGGTDLPTTLTYRQLSELRGALTSNGGGRYEIVTSAFEKGYFSDLRLLPLAVRALGDPYAELADYAMRDIIPSYGEQAAPLLAAGFDPAGGRPQARRLFALAAIGREEDMTLIAGAAESGSEEVRIAAIESMGRYPEFAEELIRYCGDGKKAVRQAAYAALAESATLEALEKLYTAFGSKDREVAAEALRRCPSGILNPRLAALLRSELQQAEESGWPAGDKKRAASLRRIEALRTALGDVHLPDLDAAYDRVAVHEKEYIVAGWTDLIEQAAAYLEGSERPEALERLFELEEAEVRFLPYAFRTAATRLTPREVFARYGGTRLDKLKSALGAKNEHRDKAIIRTLEALILKSQMRIYEMPWNDNKEYGFQRAEMLAPSRIAVEWDERWLDWLIDRDALQLVCAFARPGHARAERYIKGKLKEKPDLRDGHAVDLLKGMERLGSPDSLRHEMLLLVLEHKRNSTHYVLDPYLFEQMLSLPPDYAERLQMLIGVYRYDSARQIEYVLKEMNP, encoded by the coding sequence ATGAGCACGACTTTATTGAATGAACTGCGTCTTGAGCTTGACCGCCTGTATATCGCCGGCAGCAATCTGGCGGGGGACGACTTCCGCCTGAAGCGTCTTTTGCCCAAATTCCAGGCTCTTGGCGAGCGTTCGCCGGTGTTCAAGAGACTAGCCGAAGGGATGGAAGGCTTGACACAATCGGGCAATCCGCCCGAGCTTGGCGCCTTTCGCCTGCAGGATCTAGGCCTGCTGCTGACCTCGGTACTGGCGACCCAGGGTTCAACGGACATTCGCGGCGAAGTGGGTCCGCTGCCCGATGGGGGGACGGATCTGCCTACCACGCTGACCTACCGCCAGTTGTCGGAGCTGCGCGGGGCCCTGACCTCAAACGGCGGAGGTCGCTACGAGATTGTCACTTCAGCATTCGAAAAAGGATACTTCTCCGACCTCCGGCTTCTGCCCCTGGCCGTTCGGGCTCTCGGCGATCCTTATGCAGAGCTGGCAGACTATGCCATGAGAGATATTATTCCTTCGTATGGCGAACAAGCGGCCCCGCTGCTCGCAGCCGGGTTCGATCCTGCCGGCGGAAGGCCGCAAGCCCGCCGTCTGTTTGCACTTGCCGCGATCGGACGGGAGGAGGACATGACCTTGATTGCCGGGGCGGCCGAAAGCGGCAGTGAGGAGGTCCGGATCGCAGCCATCGAATCGATGGGGCGGTACCCGGAATTCGCAGAAGAGCTGATCAGATATTGCGGCGATGGTAAGAAGGCTGTTCGCCAGGCCGCTTATGCGGCTCTGGCCGAAAGCGCTACTCTGGAAGCACTGGAGAAGCTATATACGGCCTTTGGCAGCAAGGACCGGGAGGTTGCAGCAGAAGCGCTCCGGCGCTGCCCTTCGGGCATCCTCAATCCGAGGTTGGCTGCGCTGCTCCGCTCGGAGCTGCAGCAGGCGGAGGAGAGCGGCTGGCCGGCGGGTGACAAAAAGAGGGCGGCCAGTTTGAGACGTATCGAGGCGCTCCGAACGGCGCTGGGCGATGTGCATCTTCCTGATCTAGACGCTGCTTATGACCGTGTGGCCGTGCACGAAAAGGAATATATCGTCGCAGGCTGGACGGATTTGATTGAGCAAGCCGCCGCCTATCTGGAGGGCTCGGAACGTCCCGAGGCCCTGGAAAGGCTGTTTGAACTAGAAGAGGCGGAAGTCCGTTTTTTACCCTACGCCTTCCGTACCGCGGCGACGCGGCTGACGCCCCGTGAGGTTTTCGCCCGTTACGGCGGAACGCGACTGGATAAGCTGAAATCGGCATTGGGCGCCAAAAACGAGCATCGGGACAAGGCTATTATCCGGACGCTGGAGGCCCTGATTCTTAAATCCCAAATGCGAATCTATGAGATGCCCTGGAACGATAATAAAGAATACGGGTTTCAGCGGGCCGAGATGCTTGCGCCTTCCCGGATCGCGGTGGAATGGGACGAGCGCTGGCTGGATTGGTTGATCGACCGTGATGCGCTCCAGTTGGTCTGCGCGTTCGCAAGGCCGGGCCACGCCCGGGCTGAAAGATATATCAAAGGAAAACTGAAGGAGAAACCCGATCTGCGGGACGGCCATGCGGTCGACCTACTGAAGGGGATGGAGCGTTTGGGGAGCCCGGATTCGCTTCGCCATGAAATGCTTCTGCTTGTGCTGGAGCATAAACGCAACTCCACGCACTATGTGCTGGACCCGTATCTGTTCGAGCAGATGCTGAGCCTGCCTCCGGACTATGCAGAGCGGCTGCAGATGCTGATTGGAGTTTACCGTTACGACAGCGCCAGACAAATCGAATATGTGCTGAAGGAGATGAACCCATGA
- a CDS encoding SWIM zinc finger family protein, with translation MLNITASYADTLAPNSAAVKNALGLVQKNKFTSLHRSEAGDLLFGECQGSGSSGYLASADFAQPDKPVFRCTCPSRQFPCKHTLGLLYALHQGKVFTVAPVPEDLVSKREKAEKREEKRQQQEACHAAEKPKKTSKAALTKKIGAQLQGLELLEKLLLELVRAGLGTINDKTLKNLTAQAKELGNYYLPGPQNELRKLILLMQEEAGGSFAYSMEQVTMLHALIRKGRSHLESRLESGSPEPDPGSELEELLGHFWQLAELKRHGMTAEGVELVQLAFTGYDDRARQEYVDLGYWLQLDTGEIHRTLQYRPYKAARHIREEDSFTDVVQARELYLYPGGLNRRVRYEEWQPRHTEDGDWEAVTRSARRSYSDVLKTVRNQLKNPLADRMPVMLLHVAETLVTNGGEYIIRDEGGHMLPLSDIGDVGQGTVELLSCIKRDRLQDVALLARFRHLPDEGRLAVQPLTVIGQDERIRLLY, from the coding sequence TTGCTCAATATTACAGCTTCTTATGCGGATACCCTTGCCCCCAATAGCGCCGCCGTCAAAAATGCCCTCGGACTGGTTCAGAAAAATAAATTTACCTCGCTCCACCGCTCTGAAGCCGGCGATCTGCTGTTTGGCGAATGTCAAGGAAGCGGCAGTTCTGGTTATTTGGCATCGGCCGATTTCGCCCAGCCAGACAAGCCGGTGTTCCGCTGCACCTGCCCTAGCCGCCAGTTTCCGTGCAAGCATACACTGGGATTGTTGTATGCGCTGCATCAGGGCAAAGTCTTTACCGTAGCGCCGGTTCCCGAAGATCTGGTGTCCAAACGGGAAAAGGCGGAGAAACGGGAAGAAAAACGACAACAGCAGGAAGCCTGCCACGCCGCAGAAAAGCCGAAGAAAACCAGTAAAGCCGCGCTCACCAAAAAAATAGGAGCCCAGCTCCAGGGGTTGGAGCTGCTGGAGAAGCTTCTGCTTGAGCTGGTACGCGCCGGACTTGGCACGATAAACGACAAGACGCTGAAGAATCTGACCGCCCAGGCCAAAGAACTCGGTAATTATTATCTCCCGGGGCCGCAGAATGAGTTGCGAAAACTGATTTTACTGATGCAGGAGGAAGCGGGGGGAAGCTTTGCTTATTCTATGGAACAGGTGACGATGCTGCATGCCCTGATCCGCAAGGGACGCAGCCATCTGGAGTCTAGGCTGGAGAGCGGCTCACCGGAGCCGGACCCCGGATCAGAATTAGAGGAACTGCTGGGCCATTTCTGGCAACTCGCCGAGCTGAAGCGTCACGGGATGACCGCGGAGGGGGTGGAGCTGGTGCAGCTTGCTTTTACCGGTTATGACGACCGGGCTCGCCAGGAATACGTTGATCTCGGTTACTGGTTGCAGCTGGACACGGGTGAGATTCACCGAACCTTGCAATACCGCCCGTATAAAGCGGCCCGCCATATCCGCGAGGAAGACAGCTTTACAGATGTGGTGCAAGCGCGGGAGCTATATCTCTATCCGGGAGGACTGAACCGAAGGGTACGTTATGAGGAGTGGCAGCCCCGCCATACGGAAGACGGTGACTGGGAGGCAGTTACCCGCAGCGCCCGTCGTTCGTATTCGGATGTACTGAAGACGGTCCGGAATCAACTGAAGAATCCGCTGGCCGACCGGATGCCCGTCATGCTGCTGCATGTAGCCGAAACGCTGGTTACGAACGGCGGCGAATACATAATTCGCGATGAAGGAGGCCATATGCTGCCACTGAGCGATATCGGCGATGTCGGACAAGGGACAGTAGAGCTGCTGTCCTGCATCAAACGCGACAGGCTCCAAGATGTCGCCCTGCTCGCAAGGTTTCGTCACCTGCCTGACGAGGGACGGCTGGCTGTTCAGCCGCTGACCGTGATCGGACAGGATGAAAGGATTCGATTGCTCTACTAA
- a CDS encoding NAD(P)H-dependent oxidoreductase, with translation MSNHSNPSGSAATLVIVAHPDLETSRINKRLTAEIERRGNVTVHRLYETYPDEKIDIAREQALLRAHDRIVLQFPFFWYSSPSLLKKWMDEVFELGFAHGKGGDKLNGKELLIAISSGGAESMYQAGGFHNYSYSELLRPFQQSANLTGMIYRPPFVVGRIREVSDEQLEKYAADYADYVEGRSAISGTKG, from the coding sequence ATGTCCAACCATTCCAACCCGTCCGGCAGCGCCGCAACGCTCGTTATCGTTGCGCATCCGGATTTGGAGACGTCCCGGATTAACAAACGACTCACGGCCGAAATTGAACGAAGAGGCAATGTTACCGTTCACCGCCTGTACGAGACTTATCCGGACGAAAAGATCGACATTGCGCGTGAGCAGGCGCTGTTGAGGGCTCACGACCGTATCGTGCTTCAATTTCCATTCTTCTGGTACAGCTCGCCTTCCTTGCTGAAGAAATGGATGGATGAAGTGTTCGAGCTTGGATTCGCTCACGGCAAAGGCGGCGATAAGCTGAATGGCAAGGAGCTCCTCATTGCCATCTCTTCGGGAGGTGCGGAGAGCATGTACCAAGCCGGAGGCTTTCACAATTACTCTTACAGCGAGCTGCTGCGGCCGTTCCAGCAGTCCGCTAACCTGACCGGAATGATCTACCGTCCGCCCTTTGTAGTAGGCAGAATTCGTGAAGTGAGCGATGAACAGCTGGAGAAGTATGCCGCGGATTACGCCGACTATGTGGAGGGCCGGTCCGCCATCTCCGGCACAAAAGGTTAA